In a genomic window of Pseudomonas mohnii:
- a CDS encoding long-chain-acyl-CoA synthetase, whose translation MNLNDLTGALRTKVVPREQTQALLDQRSAAAGQIKPGDLYTLADRLEHQARELGERPFLIYGEQVLSYLEVDARANQMAHTFYANGLRAGDVCALAMENRPAFFCTWFGLVKLGVVVAFINTQVSGRPLLHALQTTDAKALVVGEECLANVQATEGFPELPCWLIRDPENPWTEALPKGIDGHFDARLEKAPRTPFPRDIRAHIDAQTPTLLIFTSGTTGLPKAARYSHMRWMSSGDVMEVTLQATCDDVFYCCLPLYHGAAATSVTSTALRAGAAIVVRRKFSVREFWNDVALHRISIFQYIGEICRYLLNQPQQAHDRQHTLRCMLGAGLSPDTWQRWLERFGPIQVFEGWGATEANAAIINVDNYFGSCGRVPDWNKTNLRLVRYDVENDCHPRDENGFYQVCKVGEIGEAMGFIVDHPQIGGGRFEGYTSAEATESKIRRNVLREGDAYWSSGDLLREDADGYCYFVDRIGDTYRWKSENVSTQEVADALSDLPGLELINIYGVQVPGHEGRAGMAAVLMQPGHSFDPDALFALTEARLPRYAAPVFVRVARAADLTASFKLRKVDLQRQGYCPTRCSDPLFIRDEQTRSYVPYSPQALTRAGLAPFAVASHD comes from the coding sequence ATGAACCTGAACGACTTGACCGGCGCCCTGCGGACCAAAGTGGTGCCACGGGAGCAGACCCAGGCGCTGCTGGATCAACGCTCGGCGGCCGCCGGCCAGATCAAGCCCGGTGACCTCTACACCTTGGCAGATCGCCTGGAACATCAGGCGCGCGAACTGGGCGAACGCCCGTTCCTGATCTACGGCGAACAGGTTCTGAGCTACCTCGAAGTCGATGCGCGGGCCAATCAGATGGCTCACACCTTTTATGCCAACGGCCTGCGGGCCGGCGATGTCTGCGCCCTGGCCATGGAAAACCGCCCGGCGTTCTTCTGTACCTGGTTCGGCCTGGTCAAGCTGGGCGTGGTAGTGGCCTTCATCAATACCCAGGTCAGCGGCCGTCCGCTGCTCCATGCGTTGCAGACCACTGACGCCAAGGCGTTGGTGGTCGGCGAAGAGTGCCTGGCCAACGTGCAGGCCACCGAAGGTTTCCCCGAGCTACCGTGCTGGCTGATCCGCGACCCGGAAAATCCCTGGACAGAAGCGCTGCCCAAAGGCATCGACGGACATTTCGATGCGCGCCTGGAAAAAGCGCCGCGTACACCGTTCCCCCGTGATATCCGCGCCCACATCGATGCGCAGACGCCAACCCTGCTGATCTTTACCTCGGGTACCACCGGTTTGCCCAAGGCAGCGCGCTACAGCCATATGCGCTGGATGTCCTCCGGCGATGTGATGGAAGTCACCCTGCAAGCCACTTGCGACGACGTCTTTTATTGCTGCTTGCCGCTGTACCACGGAGCCGCCGCCACCTCAGTGACCTCCACCGCGTTGCGGGCCGGGGCCGCCATCGTGGTGCGCCGCAAGTTCAGCGTGCGCGAATTCTGGAACGATGTGGCACTTCACCGGATCAGCATCTTCCAGTACATCGGCGAAATCTGCCGCTATCTGCTCAATCAACCGCAACAAGCCCACGACCGTCAGCACACCCTGCGCTGCATGCTCGGCGCGGGCCTGTCGCCGGACACCTGGCAGCGCTGGCTGGAACGCTTCGGGCCGATCCAGGTGTTCGAGGGCTGGGGGGCCACGGAGGCCAACGCCGCGATCATCAACGTCGACAATTACTTTGGCTCCTGCGGTCGCGTGCCGGACTGGAACAAGACCAACCTGCGGCTGGTCCGTTACGACGTCGAGAACGACTGCCACCCACGGGACGAAAACGGTTTCTATCAAGTCTGCAAAGTGGGTGAGATCGGCGAGGCGATGGGTTTTATCGTCGATCACCCGCAGATTGGCGGCGGGCGTTTCGAGGGCTATACCTCGGCCGAAGCCACCGAGAGCAAGATCCGCCGCAACGTGCTGCGCGAGGGCGACGCCTATTGGAGCTCCGGTGACTTGCTGCGCGAAGACGCCGACGGTTACTGCTATTTCGTCGACCGCATCGGTGACACCTACCGCTGGAAAAGCGAAAACGTTTCGACCCAGGAAGTCGCCGATGCACTGAGCGATCTGCCAGGGCTTGAACTGATCAACATCTATGGCGTCCAGGTCCCGGGGCATGAAGGACGCGCCGGTATGGCGGCGGTGCTGATGCAACCGGGCCATTCCTTCGATCCCGACGCGCTGTTTGCCCTGACCGAGGCGCGTCTGCCGCGTTATGCGGCCCCGGTATTCGTGCGGGTCGCCCGGGCGGCCGACCTGACCGCCAGCTTCAAGTTGCGCAAGGTCGATCTGCAGCGCCAGGGCTACTGTCCGACACGTTGCAGCGACCCACTGTTCATCCGCGACGAGCAAACCCGATCCTATGTGCCGTATTCGCCGCAGGCCCTGACGCGAGCCGGCCTTGCACCGTTCGCGGTGGCCAGCCATGACTGA
- a CDS encoding MBL fold metallo-hydrolase gives MTDLDENGHELRSGLRYPWPQAPEAGQVLEVAPGVFWLRMPLPFRLDHINLYLLRHTDGWIAVDTGMNTEQSREVWDRVLTEVCAGQPLLAVVCTHFHSDHAGVAAWLSERFQCPVYMTASEFQSLHVRFPAGQPMGWDFLDFYRKAGVTDEQSREMFGVMSNAHFLPAPLNHFRRLREGSVLEIGGRTWQVVVGRGHSPEHACLYAADDGLLISGDQVLPRITSTVGVHATEPLANPLRDWLESIEQLRALPDSVLVLPAHERPFFNLHRRLDQLEAHHRAHLALLLANCDEPRTAVELMAVLFPRLSSRFDELMALGETLAHANYLLAEGSLVREEDRGRYRYRHAVRGACATTPLKVF, from the coding sequence ATGACTGATCTCGACGAGAACGGTCACGAACTGCGCAGCGGCCTTCGCTATCCGTGGCCACAGGCGCCCGAAGCCGGACAAGTGCTCGAAGTGGCGCCGGGGGTTTTCTGGCTGCGCATGCCGCTGCCGTTTCGCCTGGACCACATCAATCTCTACCTGCTGCGCCACACCGACGGCTGGATCGCGGTGGACACCGGCATGAACACCGAACAGAGCCGTGAGGTCTGGGACCGGGTGTTGACTGAGGTCTGTGCAGGCCAGCCTTTGCTGGCGGTGGTTTGCACCCACTTTCACTCTGACCACGCCGGTGTGGCGGCCTGGCTGTCGGAGCGCTTTCAGTGCCCGGTGTACATGACCGCCAGCGAGTTCCAGTCGTTGCATGTGCGGTTTCCCGCCGGACAACCAATGGGCTGGGACTTTCTCGATTTTTATCGCAAGGCCGGCGTCACTGACGAGCAGAGCAGGGAAATGTTCGGGGTGATGAGCAATGCGCATTTCTTGCCCGCACCCCTGAACCATTTCCGCCGTCTGCGCGAAGGCAGCGTCCTGGAAATCGGCGGTCGTACCTGGCAAGTGGTCGTCGGTCGTGGCCACTCGCCGGAGCACGCCTGTCTGTACGCCGCCGATGACGGCTTGCTGATCTCCGGCGATCAGGTACTGCCGCGCATCACCTCCACCGTTGGCGTGCATGCCACCGAACCCTTGGCCAACCCGCTGCGCGACTGGCTCGAGTCCATCGAGCAGTTGCGCGCCTTGCCCGACAGCGTGCTGGTACTGCCGGCCCACGAGCGGCCGTTCTTCAATTTGCATCGGCGCCTGGATCAACTGGAGGCGCATCACCGGGCGCATCTGGCGCTGCTGCTGGCCAACTGTGACGAGCCGCGCACGGCAGTCGAACTGATGGCCGTTTTATTCCCCAGGTTGTCCAGTCGTTTCGACGAACTGATGGCACTTGGTGAAACGTTGGCGCATGCCAACTACCTGCTGGCCGAAGGGTCGCTGGTGCGGGAAGAGGACCGGGGGCGATATCGCTACCGGCACGCTGTAAGGGGAGCGTGCGCAACGACACCACTCAAGGTGTTCTGA
- a CDS encoding DUF1302 domain-containing protein: protein MINKNNNNSTVMVSGAFQLGSLAAAITLATTPVWAGETIEFDNGLTMDWSVTTSYGIGVRTGEQSNRLLSNVNADDANRNFDRGSLTTNRVGALGEMILRKDNYGAVVRGSTFYDDVYHRENDNDSPGTVNKTGRNDEFTSDTRYYSGGRTRLLDAYVFSGWRFDNNTMLDVKAGRHIESWGESLYYPGVNGVQNPSDAVKASQPGVEVKEILLPVGQFSGSFRLSPSITFGAYVQYEWKGTELPPVGSYLSSSDVVGPGREFIYANGQKIAYRGTDEPRDGGQWGVQVRYRPVPALELSLFHVNYHDKNPATAQVGYDPLPVGGGRYALTSNGYRIKYFEDIKLTGISASTKLGDTQVGAEWSYRDGAPVMVNTGLGAVPARGKGQQMQLSAMRILGDRPWASQTTLTGEIIRVQVDSVESVSAAPNLQGLNLLPSVANLVAPSDDYTYNTSAGMRTKSSSAYTVGASFSYPGVFQGWDLEVPFSFSNVFSGSTPMAGSISGIEGDRRLSAGTTFKYLGNLELGLKYIAYLGEADPIKRPYADRDYATFSMKYTF from the coding sequence GTGATCAACAAAAACAACAATAACTCTACGGTCATGGTTTCGGGCGCATTCCAGCTCGGCAGCCTGGCGGCGGCGATTACGCTGGCGACCACGCCGGTATGGGCCGGAGAGACAATCGAGTTCGACAACGGATTGACCATGGACTGGTCGGTGACTACCAGCTACGGCATCGGTGTGCGCACTGGCGAGCAAAGCAATCGCTTGCTGAGCAACGTCAACGCTGACGACGCCAATCGCAACTTCGATCGTGGCAGCCTGACGACCAATCGTGTGGGCGCCCTCGGCGAAATGATTCTGCGCAAGGATAACTATGGCGCAGTGGTGCGGGGCAGTACCTTCTACGATGACGTCTACCACCGGGAAAACGATAACGATTCCCCCGGCACGGTCAACAAGACCGGGCGCAACGACGAGTTCACCAGCGACACCCGCTATTACAGTGGTGGCCGGACCCGTTTGCTGGATGCCTATGTGTTCAGTGGCTGGCGCTTCGATAACAACACCATGCTCGACGTCAAGGCCGGGCGGCATATCGAGTCCTGGGGCGAAAGCCTGTATTACCCGGGCGTGAATGGCGTGCAGAACCCGTCCGACGCCGTCAAGGCTTCGCAGCCGGGGGTGGAAGTCAAGGAAATCTTGTTGCCGGTTGGCCAGTTCTCCGGCTCGTTTCGCCTCAGTCCCAGCATCACCTTCGGTGCTTATGTGCAATATGAATGGAAGGGCACCGAGTTGCCGCCGGTGGGCAGCTACCTGTCGAGCAGCGACGTGGTCGGGCCTGGCCGCGAGTTCATTTATGCAAACGGCCAGAAGATCGCTTATCGCGGCACCGACGAACCGCGCGATGGCGGCCAGTGGGGTGTGCAAGTCCGTTACCGTCCGGTGCCGGCCCTGGAGCTGTCGCTGTTCCACGTCAACTATCACGACAAGAACCCGGCCACGGCCCAGGTCGGCTACGACCCGTTACCGGTCGGCGGCGGCAGGTACGCCCTGACGTCCAATGGCTACCGGATCAAGTACTTCGAGGACATCAAGCTGACCGGCATCAGCGCCTCGACCAAGCTTGGCGATACCCAGGTCGGTGCCGAATGGTCGTATCGTGACGGCGCGCCGGTGATGGTCAATACCGGACTTGGCGCGGTTCCGGCTCGGGGCAAGGGTCAGCAAATGCAATTGTCGGCGATGCGCATCCTGGGCGACCGCCCTTGGGCCAGCCAGACCACCCTGACTGGCGAAATCATCCGCGTGCAGGTCGACAGCGTTGAATCCGTTTCGGCGGCCCCCAACCTGCAAGGCCTGAACCTGCTGCCTTCCGTGGCCAATCTAGTGGCGCCTTCCGATGACTATACCTACAACACCAGCGCAGGCATGCGCACCAAGTCCTCCAGTGCCTACACCGTGGGCGCATCGTTCAGTTATCCGGGAGTTTTCCAAGGCTGGGATCTGGAAGTCCCCTTCAGCTTCTCCAACGTCTTCAGCGGATCGACGCCCATGGCCGGCAGTATCTCCGGTATCGAGGGAGACCGACGCCTGAGCGCCGGGACGACCTTCAAGTACTTGGGCAACCTGGAACTCGGTTTGAAGTACATCGCCTACCTGGGTGAAGCCGACCCGATCAAGCGTCCCTATGCTGACCGCGACTACGCCACGTTCTCGATGAAGTACACCTTCTGA
- a CDS encoding thiolase family protein produces the protein MGLKGHAAIVGTAQYKPEKYATAPKMFHLEQVADLAAQALRDAGLKASDLDGLVINGPHFHEASVFVPAMAAEYLGLRLNFAEVVDLGGCTSVGMVWRAAAAIELGLCQAVLCVIPARMAPFGPDEDPGWMARSMRYGGHSTAFGAPEAEFDLPYGHMGQNTGYAMIAQRYAAQYDYDQRAMAKIAVDQRTNALANPQAMFYGQPLTIEQVLASKMVADPLHVLEIVMPVAGGAALIITSKEVAARCRKRPAFITGFGEHLAFKSPSYAQDMINTPIGPASQRAFAMAGIKPADVNAAQIYDCYTITTLLTLEDAGFCAKGEGMAFVREHDLTWRGDFPMNTHGGQLSFGQSASAGGMSQVIEAVTQIAGTAGERQLGRCDNVYVSGTGGVMSEQGALILQGA, from the coding sequence ATGGGGCTTAAAGGGCACGCGGCCATTGTTGGCACCGCGCAATACAAACCGGAAAAGTACGCGACCGCGCCCAAGATGTTTCACCTTGAGCAAGTCGCCGACCTGGCGGCCCAGGCCCTGCGGGATGCCGGACTCAAGGCATCGGACCTCGACGGGCTGGTGATCAACGGCCCGCATTTTCATGAAGCCTCAGTGTTCGTGCCAGCCATGGCTGCTGAATACCTGGGCTTGCGCCTGAACTTCGCGGAAGTGGTGGATCTGGGGGGCTGCACCTCGGTGGGCATGGTCTGGCGCGCCGCCGCCGCGATCGAGCTGGGCCTGTGCCAGGCCGTGCTGTGCGTCATCCCTGCACGCATGGCGCCGTTCGGCCCCGACGAGGACCCGGGCTGGATGGCCCGTTCGATGCGCTACGGCGGGCACAGCACAGCGTTTGGCGCACCTGAAGCCGAGTTCGACCTGCCATACGGGCACATGGGCCAGAACACCGGTTACGCGATGATCGCTCAGCGTTACGCCGCACAATACGATTACGACCAGCGAGCGATGGCCAAAATCGCGGTCGACCAGCGCACCAATGCCCTGGCCAACCCGCAGGCCATGTTCTATGGCCAGCCATTGACCATCGAACAGGTGCTGGCGAGCAAAATGGTCGCCGACCCGCTGCACGTGCTCGAAATCGTCATGCCGGTGGCCGGTGGCGCCGCATTGATTATCACCAGCAAGGAAGTGGCCGCACGGTGCCGCAAACGTCCGGCGTTCATTACCGGGTTTGGCGAACACCTGGCGTTCAAGTCGCCGTCCTATGCCCAGGACATGATCAATACGCCGATTGGCCCTGCATCCCAAAGGGCCTTTGCCATGGCCGGGATCAAACCCGCGGATGTCAACGCCGCGCAGATCTACGACTGCTACACCATCACCACCTTGCTGACCCTGGAAGATGCCGGTTTCTGCGCCAAGGGCGAGGGCATGGCATTCGTGCGTGAACACGACCTGACCTGGCGCGGCGATTTCCCGATGAACACCCACGGCGGGCAACTCAGTTTCGGCCAGTCGGCTTCGGCTGGCGGCATGAGTCAGGTGATCGAAGCGGTCACGCAGATCGCGGGCACAGCCGGCGAACGCCAACTGGGGCGCTGTGACAACGTCTACGTCTCCGGTACCGGTGGCGTGATGAGCGAGCAGGGCGCATTGATACTTCAGGGAGCATAA
- a CDS encoding OB-fold domain-containing protein, with the protein MSNNKPMPVATQISAPFWEGLKARRLLIQQCNACEHWNFYPRRHCTACLEHDLAWREVDGTATLYSYTVTRIATLPDFMDEMPQKLAVVELAQGVRINTNLVGLAEDEIRIGMPLQPVFAEVDAKGNRLLRFTGVDKDAASLEPLPAQESEPAPVASEQPAARQIDLNDGPALQSLVSEQFSDWSNVVVVDQALIDAFAQLSGDDYWIHTDPERARLHSPFGGTIAHGALVQVLQSRMKMKLDFEITGFSTQINYGSDRLRFPAPVPAGSRIHARARVKKVEISARGTQLTLELNTHVVGQDRPSVINDLVILYLA; encoded by the coding sequence ATGTCCAACAACAAACCGATGCCGGTCGCGACGCAGATCTCCGCGCCGTTCTGGGAGGGCCTGAAGGCTCGTCGCCTGTTGATCCAGCAATGCAACGCCTGCGAGCACTGGAACTTCTACCCGCGCCGGCATTGCACGGCCTGCCTGGAACATGACCTGGCCTGGCGCGAAGTCGATGGCACCGCGACGCTGTACAGCTACACCGTGACGCGCATCGCCACGTTGCCCGACTTCATGGACGAGATGCCGCAGAAACTGGCGGTGGTTGAACTGGCCCAGGGTGTGCGCATCAACACCAACCTGGTCGGCCTGGCGGAGGACGAAATCCGCATCGGCATGCCGTTGCAGCCGGTGTTCGCCGAAGTCGACGCCAAGGGCAACCGCCTGCTGCGCTTTACCGGCGTAGACAAGGATGCGGCGAGCCTTGAACCGCTGCCTGCGCAGGAAAGTGAACCGGCACCCGTGGCGTCAGAACAACCGGCTGCCCGACAAATCGACCTCAACGACGGGCCGGCCTTGCAGAGCCTTGTCAGCGAGCAGTTCAGCGACTGGAGCAACGTCGTGGTGGTCGACCAGGCGTTGATCGATGCGTTTGCCCAGTTGTCGGGAGACGACTACTGGATTCACACCGATCCCGAGCGGGCGCGCCTGCACAGCCCGTTTGGCGGCACCATCGCCCACGGCGCGCTGGTGCAAGTGTTGCAGTCGAGGATGAAAATGAAGCTGGATTTCGAAATCACCGGTTTCAGCACCCAGATCAACTACGGTTCCGACCGCCTGCGCTTCCCCGCGCCAGTGCCGGCCGGCTCGCGCATCCATGCGCGGGCACGGGTGAAAAAAGTCGAGATCTCCGCGCGCGGCACCCAGTTGACCCTGGAACTGAACACCCACGTGGTTGGCCAGGATCGGCCGTCGGTGATCAACGACCTGGTGATTCTCTACCTCGCCTGA
- a CDS encoding WD40/YVTN/BNR-like repeat-containing protein produces the protein MRSVIGYLVCLVVALTIGYTFSPKSAPQAELLATRADRVQINGLLNLGSRVVAVGERGSILLSDDQGVSWQPASVATQRNATLTAVVALDDKRLLAVGHDGWILRSMDAGSHWQEARYDADLGEPLLGLWTAGGDKVMAFGSFGKFYQSTDAGQTWAPHALDIDNAHLNSMAGGSDGRRMLVGEQGLVLRTTDAGQHWQTVPAFYSGSLFGIVRLSADTWVTYGMRGHVFVSHDFGDNWTRINLGNQLPLYGHVVLPDHSGLVIVGAGSSVVHLNAQGALLGVSRLAGLGTLTSATMVGSRLLVGGERGVLQGSGGSVAALEATQATQ, from the coding sequence ATGCGCTCAGTGATCGGTTACCTGGTCTGCCTGGTGGTCGCCCTGACCATTGGCTACACCTTTTCCCCCAAATCTGCGCCTCAGGCAGAGTTGTTGGCCACGCGCGCGGACCGTGTGCAGATCAACGGTCTGCTCAATCTTGGCTCGCGCGTGGTCGCCGTAGGTGAGCGAGGCAGCATCCTGCTCAGTGATGACCAGGGCGTCAGTTGGCAGCCTGCCAGCGTCGCGACCCAGCGCAACGCCACGTTGACTGCCGTGGTGGCACTGGACGACAAACGTTTGCTGGCCGTCGGGCATGACGGCTGGATCCTGCGTTCCATGGACGCCGGAAGCCACTGGCAGGAAGCACGCTACGACGCCGATCTGGGCGAACCGCTGCTGGGCCTCTGGACCGCTGGCGGCGACAAGGTCATGGCCTTCGGCAGTTTCGGCAAGTTCTATCAATCGACCGATGCCGGGCAGACGTGGGCGCCCCACGCCCTGGATATCGACAACGCGCACCTCAACAGCATGGCCGGCGGCAGCGATGGTCGCCGCATGCTGGTGGGCGAGCAGGGCCTGGTACTGCGCACGACCGATGCCGGCCAGCACTGGCAAACCGTGCCGGCGTTCTACAGCGGATCGCTGTTCGGCATCGTGCGCTTGAGCGCGGACACCTGGGTGACCTATGGCATGCGCGGGCATGTCTTCGTCAGCCATGACTTTGGCGACAACTGGACCCGGATCAACCTCGGCAACCAACTGCCGCTGTACGGCCATGTGGTGCTGCCCGATCACTCAGGGTTAGTCATCGTCGGCGCCGGCAGCTCGGTAGTACACCTGAATGCACAGGGCGCGTTGCTCGGTGTCAGCCGTCTGGCAGGGTTGGGCACGCTGACCTCGGCGACGATGGTCGGCTCACGCCTGCTGGTCGGCGGCGAGCGCGGTGTACTGCAAGGTTCAGGTGGCAGCGTCGCTGCTTTAGAGGCCACACAGGCCACCCAGTAA
- a CDS encoding efflux RND transporter permease subunit, whose amino-acid sequence MNQGKHWVTRCVETAADHLMAWRKGLLVLFVLVTLGLGYSATHTQLDPGFNKQIPVTHAYMVNFLKFSRYFTGANRLLVSVHWKGEGDIYNTEYLETLRKVTDDVFFISGVSRPSVTSLFTANVRYIEITEEGFFGDVVVPPRFSGTAEDLAQVRSNTAASGQVGRLVANDLKSAMVRADLQDTDPMTGKPVSYVEIAKRLEEIRAKYNSPDIEINIVGFAKLVGDVVEGLNTVIGFFVVAFVITGLLLWLYSRSLRLTVVALVVALLPVVWLLGLLPLLGLGIDPMSILVPFLIFSIGVSHAVQMTNAWKQDVLAGSSSLVAARTAFCKIFIPGSLALLMNALGFAVIMLIDIPIVHELGVTACIGVILMIVTNKLMLPIIISWLHLEPALLRRAQSRPEGKHRLWWRLSALAEPGPALGVFAISLLLLAAGAWKARDLAVGDVGAGAPELRADSRYNLDNGKIINSYAIGLDVMSVFVQVKGVEEGCLSPAVMRAVEAFDFRMRTVPGVQSIQSVADMGKRVIAGNNEGNPRWAAIPGSSRGLSQGARAYMPDDGLVTDGCQQMQILVFLTDHEGSTVSHAINEAKRIIAEVNSPQVEFLLAGGNVGVMAASNEAVKRAEVIMLGALFGSVALFCWLTFLSIRAVLCILVPLAIVAILCNALMTLLGIGLKVATLPVMALGVGVGVDYGIYLYERIQHEMLGGASLREAFYEAMCQRGTAAVFTAVTMSIGVCTWAFAPLKFQADMGVLLSFMFLVNVLGAIFLLPALAAWFNRGRPLVSERMRPPPAAQGQFRLKDSPAARDPQ is encoded by the coding sequence ATGAATCAAGGTAAACACTGGGTGACGCGCTGCGTCGAAACGGCCGCCGACCACTTGATGGCCTGGCGCAAGGGACTGCTGGTGTTGTTTGTGCTGGTCACCCTGGGCTTGGGCTACAGCGCCACCCACACACAGCTGGATCCGGGGTTCAATAAACAGATCCCGGTCACCCATGCATACATGGTCAATTTTCTAAAGTTCAGCCGCTACTTCACCGGCGCCAACCGCCTGCTGGTCAGCGTGCACTGGAAGGGCGAGGGCGATATCTACAACACCGAGTACCTGGAGACCCTGCGCAAAGTCACTGACGATGTGTTTTTCATCTCCGGGGTCAGCCGTCCCAGCGTGACGTCGCTGTTTACCGCCAACGTGCGCTACATCGAAATTACCGAGGAAGGTTTCTTCGGCGATGTGGTGGTGCCGCCGCGCTTCAGCGGCACTGCCGAAGACCTGGCGCAAGTGCGCAGCAACACCGCGGCCTCCGGCCAGGTGGGCCGCCTGGTGGCCAATGACCTGAAGTCGGCGATGGTCCGCGCCGACCTGCAGGACACCGATCCCATGACCGGCAAGCCGGTGTCCTATGTCGAGATCGCCAAGCGCCTGGAAGAGATCCGCGCCAAATACAACAGCCCGGATATCGAGATCAATATCGTCGGCTTCGCCAAACTGGTGGGCGATGTGGTCGAAGGCTTGAATACGGTGATCGGCTTTTTTGTCGTGGCGTTCGTGATCACGGGTTTGCTGTTGTGGCTGTATTCGCGCTCCCTGCGCCTGACGGTGGTGGCGCTCGTGGTGGCGTTGCTGCCGGTGGTCTGGCTGCTGGGCCTGTTGCCGCTGCTGGGGTTAGGCATCGATCCGATGTCGATCCTGGTGCCGTTCCTGATTTTTTCCATCGGCGTGTCCCATGCGGTGCAGATGACCAACGCCTGGAAGCAGGACGTGCTGGCCGGGAGCAGCTCGCTGGTCGCGGCGCGCACGGCATTCTGCAAGATTTTCATCCCCGGTTCCCTGGCCTTGCTGATGAATGCCCTGGGGTTCGCGGTGATCATGCTGATCGACATTCCGATCGTCCACGAACTGGGCGTAACCGCCTGCATCGGCGTGATACTGATGATCGTCACCAACAAACTCATGCTGCCGATCATCATTTCCTGGTTGCACCTGGAACCCGCGCTGTTGCGCCGGGCGCAATCGAGGCCGGAAGGCAAGCATCGCCTGTGGTGGCGCCTGTCGGCACTCGCTGAACCGGGGCCTGCGCTGGGGGTGTTTGCCATCAGTCTGTTGCTGTTGGCGGCCGGGGCCTGGAAGGCTCGCGACCTGGCGGTGGGAGACGTCGGCGCGGGTGCGCCAGAGCTGCGTGCCGATTCGCGCTACAACCTGGACAACGGCAAGATCATCAACAGCTACGCGATCGGCCTCGATGTGATGTCGGTGTTCGTCCAGGTCAAGGGCGTCGAGGAAGGCTGCCTTTCCCCGGCGGTGATGCGCGCGGTGGAGGCCTTCGATTTCCGCATGCGCACAGTCCCCGGTGTGCAGTCGATCCAGAGCGTGGCGGACATGGGCAAGCGGGTGATTGCCGGCAATAACGAAGGCAATCCGCGCTGGGCAGCGATCCCCGGTTCATCCCGGGGCCTCAGTCAGGGCGCGAGGGCCTATATGCCGGACGACGGCCTGGTGACCGACGGCTGCCAGCAGATGCAGATCCTGGTGTTCCTCACCGACCACGAAGGCAGCACGGTGAGCCATGCGATCAATGAGGCGAAGCGGATCATTGCCGAGGTCAACTCGCCGCAGGTCGAATTCCTCCTGGCCGGTGGCAATGTCGGCGTGATGGCGGCCTCCAACGAAGCCGTCAAGCGCGCTGAAGTCATCATGCTGGGGGCGCTGTTCGGTTCGGTGGCGCTGTTTTGCTGGCTGACCTTCCTGTCGATCCGCGCGGTGCTGTGCATTCTGGTACCGCTGGCGATCGTGGCGATCCTGTGCAACGCGCTGATGACCCTGCTCGGGATCGGTCTGAAAGTCGCCACCTTGCCGGTGATGGCCCTGGGCGTCGGGGTAGGGGTCGACTACGGTATCTACCTGTATGAGCGTATTCAGCACGAAATGCTGGGCGGCGCCAGCCTGCGCGAAGCGTTCTATGAAGCCATGTGCCAACGAGGCACGGCGGCGGTATTCACGGCCGTGACCATGTCCATTGGCGTGTGCACCTGGGCATTCGCGCCGCTGAAGTTCCAGGCCGACATGGGCGTACTGCTGTCCTTCATGTTCCTGGTCAACGTGTTGGGGGCGATTTTCCTCCTGCCGGCACTGGCGGCCTGGTTCAACCGCGGGCGACCGCTGGTCTCCGAACGCATGCGCCCGCCGCCGGCCGCACAGGGTCAGTTCCGGCTGAAAGACAGCCCGGCTGCGCGTGATCCCCAATAG